The window ATGAAAAAATGTTTTATGACCCTTATCGTGAATGGCGAAGCCTATGAGGTGACCACGGCGCCCAATCGGACCCTCCTGGAGGTGCTGCGCGATGACCTTCATTTCACCGGGGCCAAAGAGAGCTGCGGAGAAGGGGCCTGCGGGTCCTGCACCGTCCTCATAGACGGCCGGCCAACGCGTTCCTGCCTGACGCTGGCCGTGGCGGTCGAAGGAAAGGCCATTACCACCATCGAAGGCCTGGCCCAGGGAGGCGAACTCCATCCGGTCCAGGAGGCCTTTGTGGCCCACCATGCCATCCAGTGTGGATTCTGCAGCCCGGGGATGATCCTCACCGCTTATGCCCTGCTCAAAGAAAACCCCCGGCCCACGGAAGAAGAAATCCGCCGGGCCTTATCGGGCAATACCTGCCGCTGTACCGGGTATGCCAAGATCGTGGAAGCGGTCCGGTCTTTGGCCGGAGAAGGGAGGTAGGGTTTATGGAAAAATATGCCTATATCGGAAAAGATATGAAGCGGGTCGATACGGGTCTCAAGGCCACCGGTGGGGCCCTCTTCGCCGCCGACCTTTCCTTGCCCCACATGCTGGTGGGCAAGATCCTCCGGTCGCCCTACCCTCACGCCCGCATCCTCAACATCGATACCTTAAGGGCGGAAAAGCTTCCCGGGGTCAAGGCCGTGGTCACGGCTGGGGATACCTGCGGCGATAAATGGGGGGTATTCCGCTATACCCAGGACCAGCAGTTCTTGCCCACGGAAAAGGTGCGCTATTGCGGTGAGGAGGTGGCGGCCGTGGCCGCCGTAGACGAAGATACGGCCCTTCAGGCCTTGTCGCTCATCGAGGTGCAATACGAAGTGCTTCCGGCCGTTTTTACCATCGAGGAAGCCATGGCGCCCGAGGCCCCTCAGCTCCACGAGGTCTATCCGGGCAATATCAACATCCATGTGCACATCGAAGTGGGAGACCTTGAAAAAGGCTTCAGTGAGTCGGTCCTGGTCCGGGAAGATACCTTCTCCGCCCCGGAAGACGCCTATTTCCAGGGCGAACCCTATGCCGTGGCCGCCCAGTTCGACCAGTCCGGCAATCTGGAAATATGGATGCCCAACGCCGGCCCCCATCTGAAGGCCAAGCCCCTTTCCAATGTGCTCAAGCTCCCCCTGAACAAGGTGCGGGTCAGAAAGATTGCCATCGGCGGCGCCTTCGGAGGCCGTTCGGAGATATCGCCGGCCGATGTGATCTGCGCCCTCCTGGCCAGGAAGGCCCATAGACCGGTCAAGATCGTCTATACCCGGGAAGAAAATACCGTGGCCACCCGGCAGGCCCACTCCATGATCACCCGGATCAAGACCGGTGTGGACCGGGAGGGAAAGGTCCTGGCCAGGGATATCACCTGCCACATGGATGGCGGGGCCTACAGCTCCACCGGCCCCATCGCCGTCTCCGTTCCCTTTCTCTGTATGGAACAGGCCTACCGTATGGATAACGTCCGTTTTAACGGCTACCGGGTCCTGACCAATAAACCGATCCGGGGCATGTTCCGCACCCACGGCCGGGCCTTTGCCTGCGGCATAGACTTGCAGCTCGACCGGCTGGGCCAGGAACTGGGCCTCGATCCCTTAACGATGCGCCTCCGGAACGCCCGTCAGACCGGGGACACGACACCGACCAAATCCTATGTGGCCAGTTGCGGGTTGACCGAAACGATCGTCAAAACGGGCGAAAAATCTCGATGGAAAGAGAAGTGGGGCAAACTTCCTCCCTATCACGGCATCGGTATCGGCTGTAACTCGGTGCAGACCGGTTTCCCCATGGGCATCAGGGGCGGCTCCCAGGCCCTGATTAAATTGAATGAGGACGGCGGGGCCACGGTCATCACCGGGATCGTCGATAACGGTCAGGGCAACGACCATATGATCGTCCAGATTGCCGCCGAGGAGTTGGGGATCACCCCCGATGACGTCCAACTGATCAATGCCGATACGGAAGTGACGCCCAGCGATCCCGGTTCCTATTCCATGTGCGAAACCTTTATCGGCGGTAATGCCGTCAAGCTGGCCGCCCAGGACGTGAAGAAGAAACTCTTCAAAATAGCGGCCGGGGCTTTGGGCGTGGGCGAAGAGGACCTTACCGCCCGGAACCGGAAGATCTTCGTGACCGATAACCCGGACCTGTCCATGAGTTTGGCCAAGGTGGTACGGATCGGTCTCAGCCGGAACGAATCCATCAGCGGGGAAGGGTCCTACTGGCCGAACGTGGATGCCAAGCGGGAATGGGTCAAGAATCCCTCCGGTCAGCTTTCGGAGACCTTTTCCTTCGGTACGGTCATCTGCGAAGTGAAAGTCGACCCCGAGACGGGCCAGGTGGAGGTGCTGGAAGTGACGGCCGCCCAGGATGTCGGCTATGCCCTGAACCCGAAGATCATCGAAGGACAGTTTGAAGGCGGCGTCGCCATGGGCGGCCAGGGGGGGATGTTAAGTGAATTTCTTAAGTGGCATGAAGGCCGGGTGCTCAACCCCACCCAACTCGGGTACCTGGTGCCCCTGGCCGTGGATATGCCGAAAATCAATACGATTATCGTCGAAACCATGGACCCCAACGGTCCTTACGGGGCCAAGGAGGCCGGGATGTCCGTGGCCATGTCCGCGGCCCAGGCCTACTGCGGCGCCATCTGTAATGCCATCGGGATCTATATGAAGGAATTTCCCCTGACCCCGGACAAGATACTCGCGGCCATAGAGGGGAAGAATACATAAGGCACTCCGGGAGGCCCCATGAAACTTGAAAAGATTGACCATATCTGTTTTGCAGTCAAAGATCTGGAAGAAACGAAAAAAGTCTACCAAGAAGATTTCGGATTGATGCCGACCTATGAGTATGTTGCCGAATCGGAAAAAATTAAAGTCGCCCGGTACTATATCGGTGAGGTAGCCGTGGAGTGCATGGAATCGACTGCACCGGACGGGCAGGTCGCCAGATTCATTGAAAAAAAAGGAGAGGGCGTTTTCCTTATCTCCTATAAAGTGGATAATCTTTTAAAAGCCATGGAGGAACTCAATCAAAAGGGCATCAAACTGATCGATAGCAAGCCGAGAGAGCTTTTCGGAAACCGGTATGCTTTTGTGCATCATCCCAATAAGCTGAACGGGGTGCTCACCGAGCTTTTAGAAGGGGATTTCGATATCAATAAATAATCAAGGAGGGATCATGAAGGTATTAGTTGTCGGCGGGACGGGCGGTATGGGACAGGGGGCTGCCCGGGACCTCATTAAACAGGAGCAGATCAAGCAGGTCATTCTCGGGGATATCAATATAGACCCCATCCGGGTACAGGACAAGTTGAAGGCCAGCGACAAGATATCCCTGAGTAAAATCGATGTCAACGATCACCAGGGCCTGGTCGGCGTCATCCGGGAATGCGATGTGGTCGTCAACTGCGCCGGACCGTTTTACAAGACGGCCGTGGCCGTAGCCCGGGCCGCCGTGGAGGCGAAAGTCAATTATATCGATATCTGTGACGACTATGAGGCCACGGAAA of the Deltaproteobacteria bacterium genome contains:
- a CDS encoding (2Fe-2S)-binding protein, yielding MKKCFMTLIVNGEAYEVTTAPNRTLLEVLRDDLHFTGAKESCGEGACGSCTVLIDGRPTRSCLTLAVAVEGKAITTIEGLAQGGELHPVQEAFVAHHAIQCGFCSPGMILTAYALLKENPRPTEEEIRRALSGNTCRCTGYAKIVEAVRSLAGEGR
- a CDS encoding molybdopterin-dependent oxidoreductase; translation: MEKYAYIGKDMKRVDTGLKATGGALFAADLSLPHMLVGKILRSPYPHARILNIDTLRAEKLPGVKAVVTAGDTCGDKWGVFRYTQDQQFLPTEKVRYCGEEVAAVAAVDEDTALQALSLIEVQYEVLPAVFTIEEAMAPEAPQLHEVYPGNINIHVHIEVGDLEKGFSESVLVREDTFSAPEDAYFQGEPYAVAAQFDQSGNLEIWMPNAGPHLKAKPLSNVLKLPLNKVRVRKIAIGGAFGGRSEISPADVICALLARKAHRPVKIVYTREENTVATRQAHSMITRIKTGVDREGKVLARDITCHMDGGAYSSTGPIAVSVPFLCMEQAYRMDNVRFNGYRVLTNKPIRGMFRTHGRAFACGIDLQLDRLGQELGLDPLTMRLRNARQTGDTTPTKSYVASCGLTETIVKTGEKSRWKEKWGKLPPYHGIGIGCNSVQTGFPMGIRGGSQALIKLNEDGGATVITGIVDNGQGNDHMIVQIAAEELGITPDDVQLINADTEVTPSDPGSYSMCETFIGGNAVKLAAQDVKKKLFKIAAGALGVGEEDLTARNRKIFVTDNPDLSMSLAKVVRIGLSRNESISGEGSYWPNVDAKREWVKNPSGQLSETFSFGTVICEVKVDPETGQVEVLEVTAAQDVGYALNPKIIEGQFEGGVAMGGQGGMLSEFLKWHEGRVLNPTQLGYLVPLAVDMPKINTIIVETMDPNGPYGAKEAGMSVAMSAAQAYCGAICNAIGIYMKEFPLTPDKILAAIEGKNT
- a CDS encoding VOC family protein gives rise to the protein MKLEKIDHICFAVKDLEETKKVYQEDFGLMPTYEYVAESEKIKVARYYIGEVAVECMESTAPDGQVARFIEKKGEGVFLISYKVDNLLKAMEELNQKGIKLIDSKPRELFGNRYAFVHHPNKLNGVLTELLEGDFDINK